The following proteins are co-located in the Schistocerca nitens isolate TAMUIC-IGC-003100 chromosome 2, iqSchNite1.1, whole genome shotgun sequence genome:
- the LOC126236215 gene encoding cuticle protein 21 isoform X3 produces the protein MACKLIVLAAFVAVARAGYLGAPAVYAPGAPIAARAYAAPVAYAAPALRAAPVAYAAPALRAAPLAVAPAVRAAPVAVAAPAAVAAEYDPNPQYSYAYSVQDALTGDSKNQQESRSGDVVQGSYSLVEPDGSIRTVDYTADPVNGFNAVVHREAAAHPAPVVAKVAAPVAYAAPAIAKVAAPLAYAAPAYGKAILG, from the exons ATGGCCTGCAAG CTGATCGTCCTCGCCGCCTTCGTGGCTGTGGCCCGCGCCGGCTACCTGGGTGCCCCCGCAGTCTACGCCCCCGGCGCCCCCATCGCCGCCCGCGCCTACGCCGCCCCCGTGGCGTACGCCGCCCCAGCCCTTCGTGCTGCTCCCGTGGCGTACGCTGCCCCCGCTCTGCGTGCCGCCCCCCTGGCCGTCGCCCCCGCCGTGAGAGCCGcccccgtcgccgtcgccgcccccgccgccgtggCCGCCGAGTACGACCCCAACCCCCAGTACAGCTACGCCTACAGCGTGCAGGACGCCCTCACCGGTGACTCCAAGAACCAGCAGGAGAGCCGCAGCGGTGACGTCGTCCAGGGCAGCTACAGCCTGGTCGAGCCCGACGGTTCCATCCGCACCGTCGACTACACCGCCGACCCCGTCAACGGCTTCAACGCCGTCGTGCACAGGGAGGCCGCTGCCCACCCCGCTCCCGTCGTCGCCAAGGTGGCCGCCCCcgtcgcctacgccgcccccgccatcgCTAAGGTGGCCGCCCCCctcgcctacgccgcccccgcctacgGCAAGGCCATCCTGGGTTAA